From Xenopus laevis strain J_2021 chromosome 7L, Xenopus_laevis_v10.1, whole genome shotgun sequence, one genomic window encodes:
- the LOC121395689 gene encoding protein spinster homolog 1-like, with protein MQILSFQYIWKLTSSFFKNLRILSKTRSFVFLTLASWSVNFINEAMFAVVPDFLNRTRAVTSSSFPCLLPDCYYSDFMFYGLIKYAADIVGIQIGMVIITRWFKMYPSADRLVSGLGLMASGCFICIFFFTVQSSFTLAYGSVFVGGVLLNINQAVATDMILSVVMPNSRGTAIALQSIIAQLAGGVCAPFIIQKISDAIQMWQPETSPMRCLQYALIILAILALIGGCFFLCTNFCIEEDRKVVEQARAPSPPPELNLQDILVYDSEDPGYAAQPSLELAPESPDPAPELPAQPADLDTCRFCCFPFLGLAPKLSNPSPEIPAQPPDPSVGLAPEPPDPAPELPAEPPDPDTCRSCCFPFPRTGS; from the exons ATGCAGATCCTCAGTTTCCAATATATTTGGAAGttgacctcctccttcttcaaaaATCTGAGGATTTTATCTAAAAC ACGGAGCTTTGTTTTTCTCACCTTGGCTTCATGGTCCGTGAATTTCATTAATGAAGCCATGTTTGCCGTTGTTCCTGATTTCCTGAACCGAACCAGGGCCGTGACAAGCAGTTCGTTTCCCTGTCTGTTGCCAGATTGTTACTACAGCGACTT TATGTTCTATGGTTTGATTAAATACGCGGCTGACATCGTGGGGATACAAATAGGAATGGTGATCATCACTCGGTGGTTCAAGATGTATCCATCCGCTGATCGACTGGTATCCGGTTTAGGACTTATGGCCTCTGGATGTTTCATTTGCATCTTCTTTTTCACTGTACAAAGCAGCTTTACCCTTGCCTAT GGGTCCGTCTTTGTAGGTGGCGTTCTACTGAATATAAACCAGGCTGTAGCTACTGACATGATACTG TCGGTAGTAATGCCAAATTCCCGTGGCACAGCAATAGCCTTGCAGTCTATTATAGCACAGTTAGCAGGAGGGGTATGTGCCCCATTTATCATTCAGAAG ATTTCTGATGCGATCCAGATGTGGCAACCAGAAACCAGCCCAATGCGCTGCTTGCAATATGCCTTGATAATATTGGCAATTCTGGCATTGATTGGAGGATGCTTCTTCCTCTGCACAAACTTTTGTATTGAAGAGGATCGGAAAGTAGTTGAACAGGCCCGCGCCCCAAGCCCACCACCTGAATT GAACCTACAGGACATACTGGTGTACGACTCTGAAGATCCTGGATATGCTGCTCAGCCTTCTCTAGAATTGGCTCCTGAGTCTCCAGATCCTGCTCCAGAACTACCTGCTCAGCCTGCAGATCTTGATACATGCCGGTTCTGCTGCTTTCCGTTTCTAGGACTGGCTCCTAAGCTTTCAAATCCTTCTCCAGAGATACCTGCTCAGCCTCCAGATCCTTCTGTAGGACTGGCTCCCGAGCCTCCAGATCCTGCTCCAGAACTACCTGCTGAGCCTCCAGATCCTGATACATGCAGGTCCTGCTGCTTTCCCTTTCCTAGGACTGGCTCCTGA